The genome window AGCTTTtgaaagatgcactatgcaacATTTTAAAACACTTGTTCTGTTTCTGGAATACAGCTGACAAAACAACAGCTTGCCGGCTTGTGTCTGAGGATTGACCAGTTTTTATCGGACAAGCTGATGCAGATCATCATCCCAGGTCTTTACGAACTACTGGGCATCCAAGATGCTGCCTCCTCTCAATTGTCACAGAGATCTCTCACAGCGTCACTCACCAGCCTGTTAGACGATAAGGCTAACACCAAGTCCCGTGTGAGATTTACTGAGGCTGGTGTACCTAAGAGGCCAGGCAGACGAAAGTCTTACAATAGCTTTCGCATCCCGACTCCCTACCCTTCCTCCAACTGTATGGAGCAAAAAGAGGAAGAAGAGCAGGAATCACAACAACATAAGTTCAAGGAGTTTTACCTGACTAAGGAGATGGGCAGTCTGGGCAGTGGAAGCTACCTGCCCAAGGGGGCCATGAGGTATGTTCTTAAAGGGAAATTTAACAACTTCATATTCATCTCCAGCATCACCATATGTGAAAATTACACATTTCCCTGCTTTGTAGTAAAAAAAGAGAGAGGAACGTAACTGTTTCcaatagtgctgagcgattagtgctttttgaggttgaTTTGGTTTCGattcaaatatttaaaaaataatcacgGTTTAATGCACTATggattatgtgggttgaatgctgtaacaacacagaataaaaatattgataaaagtcccatttgggtagtgactgcccattactgcttatcacttattaaccatcatttactTTCTCATATAAAAtatttatttgatgactttattatttcattccaagtcatcaactcatctctatagagctgctgcctatgctgtctgacaaaatcactattttagtagttcttctaagtaaataaggcatacttttatgactgctgaataccaactatctatcacttagatcatgtatttccaGGTAGAGAAACCTCGCAAAGCAACTGCTTTTTATCGCTCTCATGCATTCTCTCGTCTCTCCGTCTCAGTCAATGAGGTCTCCGTGTCTGCTCCACACAGAGTGGACAAATAAGCTGGCGTGCAATGGATTATGGGAATGAATGACCATATTTTCTGttctaaactatgtagaatattggcctgttggaaactacaactccctactacattgcaTAGTTCgtgcttgatctgatttatctctacagaaactgAGCATCGAGctcacagaagaagaaaaaagttaaatatatggaattcaaataattgagcCGACGTCGGTCAATTATTTGTTTAAAAACcgaaaaataacaaaaatgttgGTTAAATGCTCAGCTCTAGATTCTAATGACATCATCAGTGTGCATCgtgtgattttaaccaattatgagtagGCATAGCCTACCTACCtattggttgatgatgtcatagaaaacacttatcttcctctttcttttttactacaaaacatagaaatgccaATTTTTCACATATGCTGATGTTAGGGTGGTGctagagatgatgaatatgaagttgaaacaTTTAGACATTTCCCTTTAACATTTCTTCAAACTGCCTTGTATTTACGATTGTCCTTGAAGTTATTAGAAGTTACAGTATTTGAAGTTTATTGCAATTTGGATTTGCAGAGGATAGATATTGCCaggatagatagatatctacaggCCAGTTTCAATACAAATTACTTTTACAAAAAACATTTGATTGGGCTTTAGAAATGAAGCAGTTAGGCTGACATCACACTAAGGTTTTTTCTCAGAGAAACAGCAGTGTTTTCCTCATTGTTTTCAATGGTGCAGatgtatttgacacactgaacgtGCATCACAGCCTTACATATTATTTGTTTGACTTTGATGATATCTGTTTTTTGTTCAAGGTCTCAAACCTCTCTGTCTGAGGTGCAGAAGAAAACAACCAACTCTGAGTCGCTACATGTCCTTTTAGGTCTCTCAGAGGACACCCTCGTCACCTGTGTGCAGGACAGCCTGCAAGGTTCTCTCTCCAAACTTGCATGCATGTCCGATTCTCCATCTGGAAGTGCAGGCTCTATGATGCTAATCTCTGCTGTAATGGCAGAGTTGGCTAAAGATGTCAAGTCGGCCGTATCACTGGTCGTTAAGAGTGCCTCCGCAAGTCAAACCTCTCTAGTGACATCTGGAAGAAGGGGAGACTCGGAGACCAAGGTGACTGAAAGCATggtgagagagctggctgctaaacTTGAAAAAGTTGACCAAGAGAGCAAGAGTCTAACAGGGCAAGTCATGACCACCATCTCTGACACAAAGGTGGCTTTTGTTGACGAGAACGAACACAGTTTGCTGGAAGTTCTGAAGGACAAGATCACGTTTTTGGCATCGCATGTTGGCTTCATTGACGATCTTGATGCCCTGATAAGGAAATACGAGAGCAGCTACAATATTGGTGAATCTGGTTCCTCCTGCACGCTCACATCTAAGAGCATCCAAAAACTCTCCAGCCGGCTGTTCCTAACATCAGCAATGCAAGCAGTGAGTGGAGTTCTTGCCAAAAAAGTCAGTAGTTTGAGCTTTCCTAGTTCAGTCGTTCAGTCTGAGATAACAGGTGCTGTATCAGGTCAAACATTATCTGGCATTGTAAAGACAGAGTCAATTCACCCAGTGGGCTCAGCAGCGTCAGTAGTTGTTAAGACTTTCGTGTCAGATATGAAGTCCTTGGCTGAATCTGAAGAGAGTCTGCAACAGAAGAGTGCCTGGTCTGCTGCTGCTCATATCTACCACAGCATCCAAAACAACTTGAAAGATTATTTCGGCAAGCTTCAGCGATGTGCCTTAAAGAGCATTGTCACATCTGATGACAACATCACAAATGCTGAGTTTAAGGAGACAGTTCCACTTCCTTGCTTAGACATGGAATATAGGCCCAGTAAGAGTGAGCCTCAGTTGCCAGAGTCCACTGGTGAAGTTACTTTACAAAGAGGCCTAAGTGAGAGCTCAAAACTTCTTTGGGCACAAACTGACTCAGAAGAAAGCAAGCTCCTTTTGACAACTTGCACTAAAGAAGTCATCTCAGAGCTTCTGGTCTTGTACAACACTGAGATGTCAAAGGAGGACCCCCTGTACACTGTTGGAGAAAAAGGATCAGACTTCTCTATTGAGAGAGAACAATTTGTAGAATGTGTTCTGGCTCAGCTTGGGGATATCTCCCATTCCAGGGCCTCATCATCAATAGTATGTGAATTCCCCTCTCAAATTGAGGACAGCAGAAGTAATGCCACAGCTTCTTTGACCAGTCTGTTAAATTGCATGAAAAAACTCTCAAGTGAGGAATTCAAGAGAAACGCCACTCAAGCAGTGAGTGAGTTCCTAGTTAAAAAGTCCACCAGTAGCTTAACTAGTGCAAAGCCTGCTTATTCTGTAGTATCCAGGTTTGGTTCCATTCAAAACCAGTACACATGGTCAAAGGATATTTGTGCAGATTCTGCTGCCTTTGGCATCATTGACACATTTGTGGAAGACCTGCAGAGCTTGGTGCAACCTGCAGAAGTAGAGGACAGAGAACCTGACCTCCTGGAAAAAGCACAAAAGCTACAGAACAGGATTTGGTCAGCTACCACTAGTTTATATAACAATATTAAGAAGACATTAAAGGACTTCACCATTCACCAGCGGAGGTCAGACATGCTGAGCAGAATGTCCAGTCATATACCCACAGAGGACTCTGAACATCTTGGGACTAAGGAGCACATTTGTTTGGCAAGCCAGGACTTGAGGCAAGCTAGTAAGAGTGTGCCTCATTTGCCCAGTTTGAACCTTGAAGTGGCTCTACACAGGGGTGTCAGCGAGAGTTCAAAACTTCTCTGGACTGAAACGGACGAGGCTCTACTGACCAATAGTACCAAAGAGGTCATTTCAACAATCTTGACCTCGTGCGAGGATCAGACATCAAATGCACCTTGCTTCTCCACAGTAGGAAAGAAAATATCTGATATGTCCCTTGAGGTCAACGTGTTGGTAGGTGGTGTTCTGTCTCAGCTGAATAACATCTCCTGGTCAAGGTCCCCAACACCATGTGAAGACATGTTTGAACGTCTCCAAGATTCTCCTGAGCGAACCTCTCCAGTAAGTCTAGTTTGCAGCACGGCTGCCTCCAAAGGCATTGCATCTTCCCATAGTCTTTCAACAAAGAGCCTCCAGAAACTCTCTAGTCATGAGTTCCAAACCAAAGCTGAGAAAGGAGTGAGTGAGGTCCTCTCTAGATCATTTAACATTGTGGAGGAAGGTACAACAGATAAGTACCTCCAGTCTGTATCTACATCCACCACATCTACTGATATTATACAAACCATGGTGAAAGACCAGCAGGAGCTCACCCAGACCACCCATTCATCTGACATGGTATCTGGAACCTCCCTGCTCACCACTGGACAGGTTTCTGAGAAAAGGATCTGGTCTGTTGCTCGTAACATCTACCACAGTCTGCAAAGTAAGATTAAGGAGATTATCAGAAAAGATCTTCAAAGATCAGACACAACTCTTGATTCAATCAAAATGTTTACATATCAAAGCAGTTCTGTATCACTGAGAGCTAATCTCGGCCATCTTGAGGTCAACCAGAGCAGTGTTACATCTGGTGGAAAAGATGCCTGTGTAGACATTCCGCATAAATTACTACCTAAAACCACTGAGCTCTCAGGATCCATGCTGGAGGATAATGGCATGATCCGTTGTAGGAGTGCTGCCAGCCAAAAGACAAGAAAGTCCTCTTCTTCgcgctcctccatctctccaacacctACTTCAAAATTAAGGCAGTCGCAATGGCACTTTGCTTTACCCGGGACTCCCATACCCACTGAGTTTCCTGCTCAGATTGACTTTCCCATTGTAAGAAACACAATCATTGAGGACTTCATTCACACAGAGGACTTACTTCCTCTAACCTTTGTTGACAAAGTTAGGCAAGCTGCTGGGGTGGTAGTGAACATTATGGTGGAAAGTGTTGAGAACACACAGGAAAATGGACAGGGTGCTTCTCATCTTGACGACCTCCGTTCTGCTGTTAGGAAATTGAGAAAAATAATTTCCACTTGGACCATCCACATTTTCAGTCATGAATTGGTGGATAAAGTCATAGCCATTCAGGACAGCCACAGCACTCCACGTGTCTTAACATTGGAAGCAGCCAAAAGTGTTTCAGACTCCATTCTTTCAAGGCTGAAATGGGGAAAGGAACAATGTGCCATATCCAAGAAGCTCTCCTCCCATCTTCTCCAGATATTTGCTGAAGAGACAGTGAAGGGCTTCCTAAAACAGTGGTCAGATGAGTATGAAAATATAAACTTTGATGTTTCAGTCCAGAACGATCCAAAGACTTCTACTTGTATGGTCATTCTTCAAATGATCACCAAAGCCACTGCTAAATGTTATTTTGAGTCCACTACCAGCGTGGCCACCAGTGACATTGTAGAAGGCGTGTTTGATTTGGCAAGGGATACCATCAGCAGTACTGGAGAGCAGGTCCTCACCTTTAACACAAAGGTATAGTACACATACATCTTTCATGAATAACACTGCTGTTGACCTTTATGAGATATATGATTCTTTGGGTCATGGCATTGCACTGCTTCTTTGCAATTGATATGCTGTACTTTAAGATATCGAACATTTTCCAGTTTGTTTTACTGTGCCTTTTCCCACCAACCAGGGTTCCAAGAAAGTTAGTAAGAACCTCTGTCCTCAAGAGTCTCTGGAGTACCAGCCTCAGAACACTTCCCCTACTGTGTACTTTACAGGTAAGCCCTGCTGTTGTTTAGGCTGCTGCTCAGTCAAGACTAAGATATTATTACTTTACTGTTCCACTAATTCATTTGGAAAGACATTGTACTCTCCTCTGAGTTGTTACCTATGACATACTGTACTGCGGGCTGGgtggtagcctagtgggttaagaggttgggccagtaaccgatagGTTGCTGGTTCAGAATCCCTGAGCTCACTTTgcaaaatctgtcaatgtgctcttgagcaaggcacataatcctaattgcttctgtaagtcgctctgtataagagcgtctgctaaatgactaaaaatgtaaattGATGACATACTGGATGGTCTTTCTTTGCAGAGTCGATGACAAATTCTCATGGCTTCTTTGCTCCAGAGGGAAATTATGATATTGCATCGTCCTTCCCTCGTCCTTCCCAAGAGAAGAGTCGCAAACCCTCCCTTTTCACCAGATTGTGTAGAGCCATCACGAAAGGTTTTTCCAGCCCATTCAAATCTTCAAGGAAAAGCAAATTATTTCATTAAATTCCTCATTAAAACAACAAGAGCATTCATTTGTTCAAATCAAAATTGaatcgtattggtcacatacgccgaaaacaacaggtgtagactttactgtgagaTGCTTTATTACGAGCCCATTCCCAACAATgaagagttaaaaagtaagaagaTATTTtctaaatagtaacacaataacaaggctatatacaaggagtaccagtaccaagtcaatgtgcatgggtgcgaggtagttgaggtaatacagtatgtacatgtaggtaagggtaaaagtgactaggcaatcaggatagataataaacacagtAGCAGCAGCTAGTGTGAAAGTCGGTCAGTGTCacagtgaatgtgtgggtagagtgtaGTGAGTGTGCATCGAGCCAATTCAAGAGAGTCGGTGGAAAACAATTAGAAAAATACATCAATAACAAAGGGGGTTCAATGCAAATAGTGCAGGTAGCCATTTAATTAACGTtaaacagtcttatggcttgggggtagaagctgttaaggagccttttgtcccagacttggtgctcccgtatcgcttgccgtgtggtagcagagtgaacagtctatgacttgggtggttggGGCCTTCTGCCAATCATTTACATATCACCTTTACTTAATATccatccgggatcctcctcatcaaaaaagctgactagcatagcctagcctaacgggacagggatatcatataatataattttcatgaaatcacaagtccaatacagcaaatgaaagataaacatcttgtgaatccagccatcatttccgatttttaaaatgttttacagcgaaaacacaatatgtatttctattagctaaccacaatagccaaacacacaaccgcatattttcaccatgtttccaccgcataggtagctttcacaaacccgacaaaatagagatataattagtcactaaccaagaaacaacttcatcagatgacagtcttataacatgttatacaatacattttttaaaatttgcatatttgaggtataaatcatagttttacattgcagctaccatcacaaatagcaccgaagcagccagaataattacagagagcaacgtgaaatacataaatactcatcataaaacatttatgaaaaatacatggtgtacagcaaatgaaagataaacatcttgtgaatccagccaatatttccgattttttaaaagtgttttacagcgaaaacacaatgtagaattatattagcttaccacaatagccaaacacacaaacgcatttattcaccgcaaaggtagctttcgcaaaaaccagcaaaagatataaaatgaatcactaacctttggacaacttcatcagatgacagtcttgtaacatcatgttatacaatacacttatgttttgttcgaaaatgtgcatatttagcgctgcaatcgtggttatacattgtgaatatgtagcaacattttcccagaatgtccggagatattttggacactaacctaatctgaccaaagaactcatcataaactttacatacaaATACTTgtggtatggcaaatgaaagatacactggttcttaatgcaaccgctgtgttagatttttaaaaataactttaccataacatacagcttgcgttattgtgagacagcactcaccaacacggcggagaataggagtcaatattttacacagaaatacgaaataacatcatacattttttcttacttttgctgagcttccatcagaatgttgtacaaggagtccttggtccagaataaatcgttgtttggttttagaatgtccatttcttctgtcgaattcgcgccacaatgctagccaaggttactaacattcccatcctctcttggcgcaaagaacggaaaactccaaaagtcccaataaacgttgaataaactgataaaactcggttgaaaaaacctactttatgatgttattatcaaatgtatcaaaaatcagagccggagatattcgccgtgtataccgaccgcttttcagaagacaatgtggagcTCCTTCGCGCGCCTTGGAAAACTGAcaaaatggctgacctgtcactccaaaagctcttgttcgacctcagatcaagctagacaccccattccaccttccactgcctgttgacatcgagtggaaggcgtatgaagtgcatgcatatcgataaatataaggcaattgaataggcaggccctgaaacagagcctcgttttcagattttttacTTCCTGTAtagaagtttgctgcaaaatgagttctgttttactcacagatataattcaaacagttttagaaacttgagtgttttctatccaatagtaataataatatgcatattgtatgatttagaatagagtacgaggccgtttaaattgggcacgatttttcccaaagtgaaaacagcgcccccctattgacaataaGTTTTTAAGGGGCCTTTTgtcccagacttggtgctccCGTATCGCttgcagagtgaacagtctatgacttgggtggttggAGCCTTCTGCCAATCATTTACATATCACTTacttgatttttattttatttgatgtcATATTGTTAAAGTATGTATCTGTTCTGCtgaaaatatgattttgaaaACAATGAATGTCTACAAGTGCTTCATAAAACAgttatatttatttttgtattttcaaaaGACAGCAAATAGCCAATCAAATATCAACATAAGTGAAATGAAAGACAGATTTAATTTTCAGTGAATAATTGTCTTGTCGAGTGAGCAACTCAATGACAGCAATTCAATGACATCATTAGATCACCTCCAAGAAGCATCTTCAACTTTCACCTGACAACCCATTTGTTAAGACACATACACTAACCAAGTGTTTCTTACCTATCAAGAAGTTTGAGATCAGAAGCTTCTTCATTACCCCAGAAATGGAAAGGCTTTGAGACAAAGACAATCAACTGACAAGATAATGCACATACACTAACCCGGATGTTCTACTTGCCCCACTGAGTTACAGCAAAGTTATCATTTATGCATGGCTCCACGATCCACTCATAGCTCTCACAGCTATCTGACAGTTCTCAGAATACCAAGGAAGAAGTGTGTGATATTGGATTTTGTATCCTTCCCACTCcaagtgattgggagtcccatagggtgccgcataattggcccagcgtcgtccgggtttggccatcattgtaaataagaatttgttcttaactgacttgtctagtgaaataaaaataaactatttAAGTTGTCTGCTATGTTGCTGTGTAAATCCACACACTGCAGGGGAATGATGACACATGCTGTGCTAACACATCGTTACAGTAGTTGTCAGCTTTGTAACATAAATAAAGAGTTTGTCAAATACTCTCTGTGAAATACAGTATGTATTATTTTCCCATAATGCCATTATTTAATGTCTTTTGTGGTATTTCTTTCTCCCAAAATAGCATTTTTCCCCCCTTATGTAACATATGTATTATTTTGACACTGCATAGACTCATTTATATAAGCAATTATAATCCACATCTTAATccacatcactgggggcaaactacctgccctccaggacacctacaccacccgatgtcacaggaaggccataaagatcatcaaggacaacaaccacccgagccactgcctgttcaccccgctatcatccagaaggcgaggtcagtacaggtgcatcaaagcagggaccgagagactgaaaaactgcttctatctcaaggctatcagactgttaaacagccaccactaacattgagtggctgctgccaacatactgactcaactccagctcactttaataatggaaattgatgtaaaaatgtattactagccattttaaacaatgccacttaatataatgtcaCTATCCagaccttatttgcctttgttttactttgtttagttggtcaggacgtgagctgggtgggtagtctatgttatgtgtttctatgttgggttgaatgtgttgcctgatacggttctcaattagaggcaggtgtttgacgtttcctctgattgagaaccatattaaggtatgctgttctctgtttgttggtgggtgatt of Salvelinus fontinalis isolate EN_2023a chromosome 12, ASM2944872v1, whole genome shotgun sequence contains these proteins:
- the LOC129867472 gene encoding uncharacterized protein LOC129867472 isoform X1; translation: MEQSNSARSRATSVTETTEEGKLNSVEDLTLMDFLQNLTEKQWRGIREGMFDPLTKQQLAGLCLRIDQFLSDKLMQIIIPGLYELLGIQDAASSQLSQRSLTASLTSLLDDKANTKSRVRFTEAGVPKRPGRRKSYNSFRIPTPYPSSNCMEQKEEEEQESQQHKFKEFYLTKEMGSLGSGSYLPKGAMRSQTSLSEVQKKTTNSESLHVLLGLSEDTLVTCVQDSLQGSLSKLACMSDSPSGSAGSMMLISAVMAELAKDVKSAVSLVVKSASASQTSLVTSGRRGDSETKVTESMVRELAAKLEKVDQESKSLTGQVMTTISDTKVAFVDENEHSLLEVLKDKITFLASHVGFIDDLDALIRKYESSYNIGESGSSCTLTSKSIQKLSSRLFLTSAMQAVSGVLAKKVSSLSFPSSVVQSEITGAVSGQTLSGIVKTESIHPVGSAASVVVKTFVSDMKSLAESEESLQQKSAWSAAAHIYHSIQNNLKDYFGKLQRCALKSIVTSDDNITNAEFKETVPLPCLDMEYRPSKSEPQLPESTGEVTLQRGLSESSKLLWAQTDSEESKLLLTTCTKEVISELLVLYNTEMSKEDPLYTVGEKGSDFSIEREQFVECVLAQLGDISHSRASSSIVCEFPSQIEDSRSNATASLTSLLNCMKKLSSEEFKRNATQAVSEFLVKKSTSSLTSAKPAYSVVSRFGSIQNQYTWSKDICADSAAFGIIDTFVEDLQSLVQPAEVEDREPDLLEKAQKLQNRIWSATTSLYNNIKKTLKDFTIHQRRSDMLSRMSSHIPTEDSEHLGTKEHICLASQDLRQASKSVPHLPSLNLEVALHRGVSESSKLLWTETDEALLTNSTKEVISTILTSCEDQTSNAPCFSTVGKKISDMSLEVNVLVGGVLSQLNNISWSRSPTPCEDMFERLQDSPERTSPVSLVCSTAASKGIASSHSLSTKSLQKLSSHEFQTKAEKGVSEVLSRSFNIVEEGTTDKYLQSVSTSTTSTDIIQTMVKDQQELTQTTHSSDMVSGTSLLTTGQVSEKRIWSVARNIYHSLQSKIKEIIRKDLQRSDTTLDSIKMFTYQSSSVSLRANLGHLEVNQSSVTSGGKDACVDIPHKLLPKTTELSGSMLEDNGMIRCRSAASQKTRKSSSSRSSISPTPTSKLRQSQWHFALPGTPIPTEFPAQIDFPIVRNTIIEDFIHTEDLLPLTFVDKVRQAAGVVVNIMVESVENTQENGQGASHLDDLRSAVRKLRKIISTWTIHIFSHELVDKVIAIQDSHSTPRVLTLEAAKSVSDSILSRLKWGKEQCAISKKLSSHLLQIFAEETVKGFLKQWSDEYENINFDVSVQNDPKTSTCMVILQMITKATAKCYFESTTSVATSDIVEGVFDLARDTISSTGEQVLTFNTKGSKKVSKNLCPQESLEYQPQNTSPTVYFTESMTNSHGFFAPEGNYDIASSFPRPSQEKSRKPSLFTRLCRAITKGFSSPFKSSRKSKLFH
- the LOC129867472 gene encoding uncharacterized protein LOC129867472 isoform X2, which produces MEQSNSARSRATSVTETTEEGKLNSVEDLTLMDFLQNLTEKQWRGIREGMFDPLTKQQLAGLCLRIDQFLSDKLMQIIIPGLYELLGIQDAASSQLSQRSLTASLTSLLDDKANTKSRVRFTEAGVPKRPGRRKSYNSFRIPTPYPSSNCMEQKEEEEQESQQHKFKEFYLTKEMGSLGSGSYLPKGAMRVPRKLVRTSVLKSLWSTSLRTLPLLCTLQSR